A stretch of the Takifugu flavidus isolate HTHZ2018 chromosome 1, ASM371156v2, whole genome shotgun sequence genome encodes the following:
- the zgc:152951 gene encoding uncharacterized protein zgc:152951 isoform X1, with protein MGEFEKSPLGRVTVYSIQGCPHCVQAKATLGRLAVPVRDVDIGRHPELRARVKELTGRSTVPQIFFNGVHVGGNDDLQKLDAEELQRLVNLVKEEPLPADAPPLPDDDQSESTTGETDGDFMCERDELADLVEDLKHGSVIGSHWRSLTLYKKSLSGEQLLDWLQEKKGMDRAAACKTGQALLQKKYMVSVRGSGQQEAKFEDTKDTTDRLFRLLEDDPHSALNAGQTATCSPIQASELSLLLRELILKLYSEHLSADGKSVDYKGMSANPAFQRYAELAIQLQRVELLSLSREEKLAFFINIYNALVIHGYLRLGAPTNMWQRYRFFNYVSYLIGGEVFTLQDIENGVLRGNRKGMAQLRRPFSKTDPRLQVALPDAEPLIHFALNCGAKGCPPIKTYTPQDIDSQLRTAAEAFLENDDACVVDSGKKEVRLSQIFKWYKADFGGTDEKLLKWIVEHMGDSPKKTSLQGVISDGKTKVSFLPYDWSSNSSH; from the exons ATGGGAGAGTTTGAAAAGAGCCCTTTGGGCCGGGTAACGGTCTACTCCATCCAGGGCTGCCCACACTGTGTGCAGGCCAAAGCCACCCTGGGGCGTTTAGCAGTACCAGTGCGTGATGTTGATATTGGAAGGCATCCAGAGCTGCGTGCGAGGGTGAAGGAGCTGACAGGACGCAGCACAGTCCCTCAGATCTTCTTCAACGGCGTCCATGTCGGGGGAAATGATGATCTCCAGAAATTG GAtgctgaggagctgcagaggctggTGAATCTAGTCAAGGAGGAGCCTCTTCCCGCAGATGCACCGCCGCTTCCAGATGacgaccaatcagagagcacGACTGGAGAGACTGATGGCG ATtttatgtgtgagagagatgagTTGGCGGACCTGGTAGAGGACCTCAAACATGGCAGTGTGATTGGCAGCCATTGGAGAAGCCTGACGTTATACAAAAAGAGCCTCTCAGGCGAACAGCTGCTTGActggctgcaggaaaagaagGGTATGG ACAGGGCTGCGGCCTGTAAAACTGGACAAGCTTTGTTACAGAAGAAGTACATGGTCAGTGTGAGAGGCAGTGGGCAGCAGGAGGCAAAGTTTGAAGACACGAAAGACACCACGGACAGATTATTTAGGCTTCTGGAGGACGACCCACATTCAGCCCTGAATGCAGGACAGACGGCCACTTGCAGTCCCATCCAGG CTTCTGAGCTCTCTCTGCTCTTGCGGGAACTGATTCTAAAATTGTACTCTGAACATCTCTCTGCTGACGGAAAG TCCGTGGACTACAAAGGCATGTCAGCGAACCCCGCCTTCCAGCGCTACGCTGAGCTAGCCATCCAGCTACAGAGGGTGGAGCTGCTTTCGCTCAGTCGGGAGGAGAAGCTGGCATTTTTTATCAACATCTACAACGCCTTGGTCATCCATGGGTACCTACGACTTGGAGCCCCCACCAACATGTGGCAACGATACAGA TTCTTTAATTATGTGAGCTACCTGATTGGAGGAGAAGTCTTCACACTGCAGGACATTGAAAACGGTGTCCTGCGAGGGAACAGGAAAGGCATGGCACAGCTCCGCAGACCCTTCTCCAAAACAGACCCTCGCTTACAA GTGGCGCTGCCGGACGCTGAGCCTCTCATTCATTTTGCCCTGAACTGCGGAGCAAAAGGCTGCCCACCAATCAAAACCTATACTCCACAG GATATTGACAGCCAGCTTCGAACAGCTGCCGAGGCCTTCCTGGAGAACGATGACGCCTGCGTGGTGGATTCTGGGAAAAAAGAAGTGCGACTCAGTCAGATATTTAAGTGGTACAAGGCCGACTTTGGTGGCACTGATGAGAAG TTGCTGAAGTGGATTGTGGAGCACATGGGTGATTCTCCGAAGAAGACCAGCCTGCAGGGGGTCATTTCCGACGGGAAGACTAAAGTCAGCTTCCTCCCATATgactggagcagcaacagtagccACTGA
- the zgc:152951 gene encoding uncharacterized protein zgc:152951 isoform X2, with amino-acid sequence MGEFEKSPLGRVTVYSIQGCPHCVQAKATLGRLAVPVRDVDIGRHPELRARVKELTGRSTVPQIFFNGVHVGGNDDLQKLDAEELQRLVNLVKEEPLPADAPPLPDDDQSESTTGETDGDFMCERDELADLVEDLKHGSVIGSHWRSLTLYKKSLSGEQLLDWLQEKKGMASELSLLLRELILKLYSEHLSADGKSVDYKGMSANPAFQRYAELAIQLQRVELLSLSREEKLAFFINIYNALVIHGYLRLGAPTNMWQRYRFFNYVSYLIGGEVFTLQDIENGVLRGNRKGMAQLRRPFSKTDPRLQVALPDAEPLIHFALNCGAKGCPPIKTYTPQDIDSQLRTAAEAFLENDDACVVDSGKKEVRLSQIFKWYKADFGGTDEKLLKWIVEHMGDSPKKTSLQGVISDGKTKVSFLPYDWSSNSSH; translated from the exons ATGGGAGAGTTTGAAAAGAGCCCTTTGGGCCGGGTAACGGTCTACTCCATCCAGGGCTGCCCACACTGTGTGCAGGCCAAAGCCACCCTGGGGCGTTTAGCAGTACCAGTGCGTGATGTTGATATTGGAAGGCATCCAGAGCTGCGTGCGAGGGTGAAGGAGCTGACAGGACGCAGCACAGTCCCTCAGATCTTCTTCAACGGCGTCCATGTCGGGGGAAATGATGATCTCCAGAAATTG GAtgctgaggagctgcagaggctggTGAATCTAGTCAAGGAGGAGCCTCTTCCCGCAGATGCACCGCCGCTTCCAGATGacgaccaatcagagagcacGACTGGAGAGACTGATGGCG ATtttatgtgtgagagagatgagTTGGCGGACCTGGTAGAGGACCTCAAACATGGCAGTGTGATTGGCAGCCATTGGAGAAGCCTGACGTTATACAAAAAGAGCCTCTCAGGCGAACAGCTGCTTGActggctgcaggaaaagaagGGTATGG CTTCTGAGCTCTCTCTGCTCTTGCGGGAACTGATTCTAAAATTGTACTCTGAACATCTCTCTGCTGACGGAAAG TCCGTGGACTACAAAGGCATGTCAGCGAACCCCGCCTTCCAGCGCTACGCTGAGCTAGCCATCCAGCTACAGAGGGTGGAGCTGCTTTCGCTCAGTCGGGAGGAGAAGCTGGCATTTTTTATCAACATCTACAACGCCTTGGTCATCCATGGGTACCTACGACTTGGAGCCCCCACCAACATGTGGCAACGATACAGA TTCTTTAATTATGTGAGCTACCTGATTGGAGGAGAAGTCTTCACACTGCAGGACATTGAAAACGGTGTCCTGCGAGGGAACAGGAAAGGCATGGCACAGCTCCGCAGACCCTTCTCCAAAACAGACCCTCGCTTACAA GTGGCGCTGCCGGACGCTGAGCCTCTCATTCATTTTGCCCTGAACTGCGGAGCAAAAGGCTGCCCACCAATCAAAACCTATACTCCACAG GATATTGACAGCCAGCTTCGAACAGCTGCCGAGGCCTTCCTGGAGAACGATGACGCCTGCGTGGTGGATTCTGGGAAAAAAGAAGTGCGACTCAGTCAGATATTTAAGTGGTACAAGGCCGACTTTGGTGGCACTGATGAGAAG TTGCTGAAGTGGATTGTGGAGCACATGGGTGATTCTCCGAAGAAGACCAGCCTGCAGGGGGTCATTTCCGACGGGAAGACTAAAGTCAGCTTCCTCCCATATgactggagcagcaacagtagccACTGA
- the zgc:152951 gene encoding uncharacterized protein zgc:152951 isoform X3 — MGEFEKSPLGRVTVYSIQGCPHCVQAKATLGRLAVPVRDVDIGRHPELRARVKELTGRSTVPQIFFNGVHVGGNDDLQKLDAEELQRLVNLVKEEPLPADAPPLPDDDQSESTTGETDGASELSLLLRELILKLYSEHLSADGKSVDYKGMSANPAFQRYAELAIQLQRVELLSLSREEKLAFFINIYNALVIHGYLRLGAPTNMWQRYRFFNYVSYLIGGEVFTLQDIENGVLRGNRKGMAQLRRPFSKTDPRLQVALPDAEPLIHFALNCGAKGCPPIKTYTPQDIDSQLRTAAEAFLENDDACVVDSGKKEVRLSQIFKWYKADFGGTDEKLLKWIVEHMGDSPKKTSLQGVISDGKTKVSFLPYDWSSNSSH, encoded by the exons ATGGGAGAGTTTGAAAAGAGCCCTTTGGGCCGGGTAACGGTCTACTCCATCCAGGGCTGCCCACACTGTGTGCAGGCCAAAGCCACCCTGGGGCGTTTAGCAGTACCAGTGCGTGATGTTGATATTGGAAGGCATCCAGAGCTGCGTGCGAGGGTGAAGGAGCTGACAGGACGCAGCACAGTCCCTCAGATCTTCTTCAACGGCGTCCATGTCGGGGGAAATGATGATCTCCAGAAATTG GAtgctgaggagctgcagaggctggTGAATCTAGTCAAGGAGGAGCCTCTTCCCGCAGATGCACCGCCGCTTCCAGATGacgaccaatcagagagcacGACTGGAGAGACTGATGGCG CTTCTGAGCTCTCTCTGCTCTTGCGGGAACTGATTCTAAAATTGTACTCTGAACATCTCTCTGCTGACGGAAAG TCCGTGGACTACAAAGGCATGTCAGCGAACCCCGCCTTCCAGCGCTACGCTGAGCTAGCCATCCAGCTACAGAGGGTGGAGCTGCTTTCGCTCAGTCGGGAGGAGAAGCTGGCATTTTTTATCAACATCTACAACGCCTTGGTCATCCATGGGTACCTACGACTTGGAGCCCCCACCAACATGTGGCAACGATACAGA TTCTTTAATTATGTGAGCTACCTGATTGGAGGAGAAGTCTTCACACTGCAGGACATTGAAAACGGTGTCCTGCGAGGGAACAGGAAAGGCATGGCACAGCTCCGCAGACCCTTCTCCAAAACAGACCCTCGCTTACAA GTGGCGCTGCCGGACGCTGAGCCTCTCATTCATTTTGCCCTGAACTGCGGAGCAAAAGGCTGCCCACCAATCAAAACCTATACTCCACAG GATATTGACAGCCAGCTTCGAACAGCTGCCGAGGCCTTCCTGGAGAACGATGACGCCTGCGTGGTGGATTCTGGGAAAAAAGAAGTGCGACTCAGTCAGATATTTAAGTGGTACAAGGCCGACTTTGGTGGCACTGATGAGAAG TTGCTGAAGTGGATTGTGGAGCACATGGGTGATTCTCCGAAGAAGACCAGCCTGCAGGGGGTCATTTCCGACGGGAAGACTAAAGTCAGCTTCCTCCCATATgactggagcagcaacagtagccACTGA
- the c1h3orf38 gene encoding uncharacterized protein C3orf38 homolog has translation MSGLSESERAGCKDILNLMTTSSILSLCDTITNKLIVVESFTEATDTILSFTKNAEEFLRRKKVHRDLIFKYLVKEGVAMSPNSEKHQLVKRTLELWSSGETDITKRLPQEPNESHQSTVTETSEDFNPQALGKQFCQWFFQLLNSQNPSLGQQPQDWGPQHFWPDVKLHLVSCAGSKQREKFLGSELVNLRLLALTKEERLVLSPNLEPNGLNVLASPHGLVLVAVAGTIHRDGVCLGIFEQIFGLISSPLENNRWKIKFVNLKIKGQDALEEKVVAAPSLSSNSAELQLLCS, from the exons ATGTCAGGACTTTCAGAATCAGAGCGAGCTGGCTGTAAAGATATATTGAATTTAATGACAACAAGCAGCATACTTTCTCTTTGTGACACGATTACGAATAAACTCATAGTGGTTGAAAGTTTTACAG AGGCTACGGACACAATTCTATCCTTTACTAAAAATGCCGAGGAGTTCTTAAGAAGGAAGAAGGTTCACCGGGATCTCATATTCAAGTATTTAGTTAAAGAGGGGGTGGCGATGTCCCCTAACAGCGAGAAACACCAGCTGGTGAAGAGAACACTGGAGCTTTGGTCTTCTGGGGAA acCGACATTACTAAAAGATTACCACAAGAGCCAAATGAGAGTCATCAGAGCACAGTCACAGAAACATCTGAGGACTTCAACCCACAGGCTCTTGGGAAGCAGTTCTGCCAGTGGTTCTTCCAGCTCTTAAACAGTCAGAACCCCTCACTAGGCCAGCAGCCACAAGATTGGGGACCACAACACTTCTGGCCTGATGTGAAACTACATCTAGTTTCCTG TGCTGGCAGCAAACAGAGGGAGAAGTTCCTTGGTTCTGAACTGGTTAACCTGCGTCTGCTTGCTCTAACGAAGGAAGAACGCTTGGTCCTGAGTCCCAATCTGGAGCCCAATGGCCTCAATGTCCTGGCCTCCCCTCATGGTCTAGTACTGGTGGCTGTAGCTGGGACCATCCACAGAGATGGAGTGTGTCTGGGCATCTTTGAACAAATATTTGGGCTCATCAGTTCCCCTCTGGAGAACAATAGATGGAAGATCAAGTTTGTCAACCTGAAGATCAAAGGACAGGATGCTTTGGAGGAAAAGGTTGTGGCAGCACCCTCGCTAAGCTCCAACTCTGCAGAATTacagctcctctgcagctga